Genomic DNA from Prunus persica cultivar Lovell chromosome G1, Prunus_persica_NCBIv2, whole genome shotgun sequence:
AGGTTTACTCAAAATGAAACCCTCCTGCATTCCACGTGAATTTGACATCTCTAAGGTCTTGTTTGGTTCATAAGAAAGGAGACTTgaagatgaaaaatcaattgtTTTTCTATATTTGGTCAGTCCATGCATAGAAAATAATTGTCTGGCACATGGGAAAGTAAGGGCGAAAGTGAAGCTCTCTTCCCTgtcccgtttggttcatggaatgaatttgaggggaaatcatcCCCTGTCATTCCCCAAGGAATGAGAATGAAATATTCATTTTccacgtttggtaatgctgAAAAAGTAATCGggaaatatcactttatttcctttcccatgtttgttttgagtaggaatggaaaacaaagtttgtataaattttcaattatacccatattaaatcaaataaaaaaagaatgcatttaatgatatattgtaattcttaATTGTTAATGGGGATAAAATGgtcataaaaaatatgtatttaatgttagctcattttcccaaactttccacCTTGTggaaaagtttgggaaaataagccaacattaaatgcattgttttttttaaaatttgatttcatatgtatataattggaaaattaaacaaactttgttttacattcctacacaaaccaaacatatgaaagaaaataaagtggtATTTCCTAGTTACTTTCCCATAATTACCAAACATAATAAAGGAATCTTCCATTTCTCATCCTTTGGGAAAGACATGAGAAATTATTTCCGATCAAATCTTTTCTACGAACCAAACGGGCCAAAGGCAATGTTCGATTTTCTGATATTCAGTCCGTTCTCTACCTCttgcttcatcttttttttcttttttttcttttccaaataaTACGCGTATCGAAGAACAACAATATAAACCAACACTATTAAGTGCATGGGCCAAAATGCCATggattaaacaaacaaaaatgctAGAATTGATCTGGTTTAGAGTGCGAACAGCAAGCTATCCAGGATAAAAGTGTATATTAATTCCTTGCTAAGAAAAAGGGCAACAGATTTCAACCTTTACTGAGAAAGATCCGAAGTTACATGATATTAAACATTCCAAAGACAGACTGATACAGTCAGCAAAAACACTAAGCTACAAAGGGATTGGCTAGAAGGTAACCAGACTAAGAAACTGGTCCTAGATAATCTGCATGCAAACCAACCAACGCCTGAAATTCTCTTTCTGATTCAAGCCACTTGGTCCCAATGACAATGAAACGAACCGTGAAGCCCTTCTCAATTTTAGACATCTTGCTATTCATGAATACAGGATTCTCCCCAGGCACATAATCATAATCAGGCATCTTCAGCTTAGAGAGATAGATGTTTTCAACTGGGCCACAGCTTAGAAAAACTCCATGCTTCAGAACTTTGTGGACAACACCCTCTGCGATCTCTCCCCTGAAAAGCTTGAAGGTCACGCCGCTAAAAACAACTGGAAACAGCACATCCCCAGTATGCTCCCTGACCCTACCCTCTCCTATGCTCTCCAGAGTTGTGAGAGCAAGGAGGTATCCCAGATCCTTGGTTGCCTTTCTTGATGCAAATTCATCCAGCAGTTGGACCACAATTGACTTTTGGAGCATCAGTCCTTTTATATCAAGGCTCTCAGCAGGGATGACCACATTCCACGGCAACTGTACTTTGAGAAACATGGTTGCTTTTTCCTACCTGCCATACACCAAAGAATGAATCAGCAACTAAAAATACATTAGTTTTAATCCATGAATCCTTCTCAAAAGTACATTAGATTTGAGGAAAATAGAACTTTACGAGCAGAACCAGTTCAACTATGGGCCATACATTGCCCGTGAGAGGAGGGGTGTTAACCTACCTGCAAAACTATTTCCGCTGTTTCTACGCAAGACTCAAAGACCAAAACTCCAGTTGTCTCTTTATCTTCACCTCTCTCTATGaaatttttggattcaatccatTTGGAAAATATATCCTCCTTACCATATGCATGTCATCGAATGctgtattattaattattctACATACCACAATCACATTTCTCTCTCAATAAAGTAACTAGACAGAATAAGAAAGGTAAAGTTATATACGCTTGCAATGAATGCTCCCCTGCTTCCTTAACACTCATCTCACTATCTCTTTAATCTGGCACTCATTCCTAACTAGAATGACcaaccaaacaaagaaaagccGAAATAAGATATCTTATCAATCCTCATCCCATGCACCACCCTTTATTTTAGCTTTTGAGATCTTGAGCAaaggaataaataaataaaaacaatccAATATAGAGCTCCAAAGAAGATGCACTAACGCTAAAGATGCCTTCTTTAGGACAATCTTATCTACAAattcatttcttatttttctactTCATTTCAGAGTTTTGGTCCAATTAATCCTTAACATCTAAACAATTATTTAGCTTATGACATCTATATATATCACTTCTCTTTAAGTACTCCATTTCCCAAATCTGATATCTGTAGACACAGAGACCAACAGTTACGGGTCAAGTAATACTTTGTTTCTACAAAGATGTAGTATAGAGCAAACATAAATGCATTAACCAAGTACATGCAAAACTACATCAGTCACCAGTTCCTCCGACTCCATTACCATATATTGCAAATCAAAGCTTTATCTATGAAATGAAGTCATTTTGCTCAAAACACAGATACAGAGAGCTTAAAATACTTGAAAGCACATGACTTTAACCTTATAGAGGTAAAATTTAAAGGCcctgaaaccaaaaaaaactgAGGATATTGAAATTTGCGAAAGCTTAACAAAGAGGGCTTAAGGGCAAGAACCTGGTTACGATTTAAGAACAAAACCTGATAGAGAAAACTTACTGAGGCTCCACGGGTGGGACGAAATTGATGTGTAAGAAAAGTATTGGAAGGTGTTCACGCAATTTGTAAGAGTGAGACCATGCAGCACCGTGCTTTGATATAACGAGCTGCTTAGGGATGTTTGGCAAGTTGGTCAGCATAACCCCTAATATCAGATAAGGCCAATTTAAAAAGGTGACACCTATTCATcctagttttttttcttatacaaTCAATATCAGGGGTGGGTGATTCGAAAACATGACCTCGTCGTGTGTACCAATAGATGCTCTAAACTACTTGACTCACAATTCCCTTGCAttctagtttttcttttttcaaatacATCCTAAAGTCAATACTTGAAAaactaacaaaacaaaacaaaactacaGCAAGTTTAATCACATTTGGTAAAACTGTTAATAAAACTTGtttgtggaaaaaaaaaatttatgtgaaCAGTTTAtccgaaaagaaaaaaaaaaatttctttctcaCTCCCCTCTATTAGAAAGAGAGGCTTGGCTCtgaaatggaaatgaaaatCGAGTGTTTCGTGGTTTAAAAACACTGCCCCACCCAGCAATCCCTAGTTGTGATTTAGTTGTTGTGGAAAACCAAATTCCATTCCTTCTGGCAGGTGAGTAGAACTCATACGCTGATACACATTAGCAAGAACTAACTACCCCCAGTTAAACAAAGTGAAGCAGCAGCTGACTGATACTAggttctttaatttaattttattttttttgttttaactgATAGAAAACACTATAAACAACATTCTTGAAAGACATACAAGacaaaagcaacaaaagaAACACAGTATGAGTCTAAACCATAATCCCCATTTTCCCATTCCCTCGTGATCTTTCTATCTCCATGTCTAAGGTAAAGAGGTCCTGACACCACAAAAAGCTGTTCGATCTATTCACATGTTCTTCAAACCACACACAACCATTTTACCAAACCACAAAATCACATCACTCAAGCATTCGCTGTGAAGCAAATTTCACTAACTGAATCAACAAACCCAAATCGAATTAATCAATTTATATGGAACCCATTTACTCGAAGAATCAAATAATTCAAGCGCAAACTTACATATAAATAGAGAGATAGATAAAGATTAGGGTTTGCAAAACCTTAAAGCACGCACCTTTGAAAGGCTAAGACCTTGAAGAGGAAACGGGAGCTTTAGGAGCTTGGGCTGAGACAGAGTGGCGAGTGCTCAACCGCGTGAAGCCCAAAAGACTGGTCCCGCGGACGAAGAAGCACGAGCTCACTCACTGACCCAATGTCTCTGGTCCTCAGCCGAGCAACTGCGTGAGGGAGAAATTTTGATATGCTTTATATGTCATGCCTTAAGCTACCATTGCCGCCACCTGTTTCAATTGCTGAAAGCCACGTGGATAACTAGCATGcccattttcatattttggagccaaaaatacattaaaaatGTTATGTCtgacaaataaaacaaatatttcctcaaaaatgaaaagaacaaTTATACATTCTAATTCATGGACACATTTGTTAAGTTATTATTCCCATTGAGTAAATACATTTGACTCCGAGTGGTGTAAACGTCATTTGAAGGGTCAATTTGGTTGGTTCCTTGCTCCCACTTTTGGTGTTACCATAGAAAATACTTCTCAATGAACCATAACAGTGCAACACATATGGTATTTTTTTGTGTTCATACTGAATACGTGAATGTAGTGTAGAAGAACGCTTGATTGATTACTCCCTTATATATTTTCGCTCTTTTATCGGGTTAAAGTATTAGTGTTAATGAGTTGAATTTAGAGGgtcaattcattatttacaTGAATAATTCTCTTTAGTCAGTTTTCCAATGTCAAAGCTGAACATAACTAGTAGCAAACATGTTTTTGTAACTAAAACACTCAAAATGTCTCTTCCCAATCAAATTGTCCAGGTTTTTTTACCACTATAAATGCCAATTTAGCATTGTAGCACCAGTTTGGGAATACATTTTGCTGCTCATGTCCACATTACAAGGAAAATTAAGATCTATTGCCCATGAGCATCTTAAAGGGTAAAACTGAACTAGTCTTCCTACCAGGTAATTACAATTTTACAAAAGCAACCTTTATATAGTTTGAATCTTTACAAATCCAGTCCATCAGGACCAGTAACGGGACCAAGCAAATCACCCTGTAAAGTGGCAAGCATCATAAACTCCTTTGTTATATCTTCCCTCCTCATCCATCTGACTCCAAACACCTCGAAGCGAACCACAACATCCTTCTCTATCCTCGCAAGGTCATCATGCAAGAAGACGGGTTTTTCCCCAACAACATAGCGGTAATTTGGCATTTTTCTagcagaaagaaaaacatatttaaCAGGTCCACATCTCAAGAAAACCCCAAGTCTGTGTACGTGATCAACGACTCCTTCCAAGATCTCTCCCTTGCGAGGCAGGAACATCCGACAATTGAAAACTACAGGGAAGAACACATCTCCTGAGTTGTGTACAACTTCTCCTTTGCCGATCCTCTTTATGCCAGTGACTGCAAGAAAGTATCCAAGATCCTCGTCTGCCTTCTCGCTTAACAAACCCTCCAAAAGCCGTGTTACGATGAACCTCGAAGAAACAAGTTTGTCCCTGTCTAGATTTTCAGCAAGGACAGCCACTTCCCTGAGCAGTTCCACTTCATAAAACATGTTCAGATCTACTTCAAAAACTGGCCAAAAGAAACAAGGTTACAAAGGTTTCAGAATCAATCCACCTGCTTCTTAGGAAACGCATAAAGGGAAAACAAAGGCcccagaaaattgaaaacagaGAATGAAAAACGAGGACCTCTCTAAATAATAGAACCGGTGGCCTATAGGGAGCTAATTAACTATCAAGCATCGACTGGTCGAATGGTGCAAATACAGAATCATATGTATCACGGTATCAACAGCAGTAATAAGATACTAACAAACTAGGTATATATTCaatcaggaattaaaattTCCAAATCACTGGAACAAGTCTGTTAAATGAATTTTCTAAGTGGAAACCTGCTGGTGGTATCAAAGTCAACTCAGAAATTGGGCCACGTTATTTCTATCAGACACAATTATCAGAAAGACCTTGCTAACGAGGGAAACATGATACATAACATGCATTCAAGAATCATCCATTCACAAGAAATCAAGAAGGCCACATACATTCTCTCATCTGACTCTTATAAAAGACCTCTAAATCCATTCTTAAGAGATGCATCTCTTCCTCTTCGGCACTGCTAGCCAAACAGTTGAGCACCACTCAGTTTGTCGGGTATAACTCATTAAATTCCCTTCAATCAAATATACAGTTGATTAAAAAATCTCAGTTATAATCATATTACAGTAATTGAAATAATAGTAGGATTCTtagaatttcaatttctgaaCAGTAGAAAGCAAAATTCTCTGCTCCAACTAATCTTTAACATCTAGACAATCCTTTAGCTTATCAGATCCTAACTTCTCTCTGTAAGTCTCCATTTCtcctaaaaatttataatttctcaTATCTGATATCTGTAGAGCAAACATAAATGCATGAACCAAGTACATGCAGAGCAGTTCCTATGACTCCATTAATATACATTGCAAATCAAAGCTTTATCAATCAAGTCATTTTGCTCAAAAACCCAGATACAGAGAGCTCACAAATACTTGAACGCATATGACTTTAATCTTAAAGAAGTAAAATTCAAAGGCCATGAGACATAAATTACAAATCTGAGGATATTGAAATTTGCGAAAGATCAACAAAGATGGCTTAAGAGCAAAAACCTGGTTACGATTTGAGAAGAAAACCCGATAGAGAACTTACAGGGGCTCTGAAAGAGATCCACAGGTGGGACGAAATTGATGGGTAAGAAGAAATGGAAGGCTTTTCACGGAGTTTGAATGAGTGAGAGACCACGCAGCACTGTGTGTGTAGTTTTGCTCTTTCAAGGTGCTTTGTTTTATAATGAGCTGCTAGGGGATGTTTGGCAAGTTGGTCATCGTAACCCCTATATCGGATAAGACCAATTTAATAGGTTGCCACCTATTCATCctatttcgtttttttttttttttttccttaacaCAATTGATAttggttttcttgttttccagTACATCTTAAGTCAAcactttaataaataaaacatttattaaaaaagaaggagaagaagaacacAACCACGGCAAGTTTAATCATATTTGGTAAAATTGTTGATGAAAGTTGTTtgtggaattttttattattatatagtttatctgaaatttttagATAAATTTTACACTCGTATTTGTTGAAAAGGGAGGCATAgctttgaaaatggaaatgaaaatCAAGCATTTTGTGGTTTAAAAATCCGTGTTTTTCCGTGTATTACTACAAGTAACGTTCTTTTCATGTATCACTGCAGTAACGTTCTTTTTGTATATCATTGTCAGTAACGTTATTCTCGTGTATCACTGACAATTACGTTATTCCTATGTATCGCTGGCAATCACGTTCTTGCTATGCATCATTGGCCTTTTCTCAGAGTCTGAGTCacacttttttgtttatttctcGTTTCTCCCATGTAGCAGTCTCTTGTGACTATGAATCacacatttttatttatttcaagatTGAGAGGGAAGAAGAATTTAGTGATATGAGAAATGAAGAAATGGCATAATATAATCGTTCTTTTATTAAGTTGCAAGATTGATTAGTAGATTCAGTTTGTGGTAGTAATAGTGATAATTTGCTATAAGAATTCTAGGTCTCCTCTTTGATGTAAGATCTCAAGTGCTTGAGTAAATTCTTAACCATTTGAATTGCAAGCCTCTTATGTATACGTTCAATTTGTAATACCATGTTTAAACATCCAATCTCAATTGCAAGCCTCAAACACCCAATCTCATATTTGAACCTACCAATTAAAATTTAGTCCCTCTaatagagatagagagagttGGAGTACCATTTGATCGAATGATTTATAGTTAGATGACCAAATTGTAATTTGGGGACAAATTAAAGAGGATTTCCATCAAAAACCTTAAAATGGAaaatccattttctttttttgtctttttattttattttaaaaagggtACAAGTGCTGCCAAACAGCGTTTTAGATATTTACTCCCCCGCCATGGATAATAAGAAGTTAGCAACATAGCCACAAaataaaggaagaagaagaagttacGCTGTTCGTTAGTCTATCTGTTGAACCCCCAAAAACCTCACAAAACCCTCGACAATCTCACAGTTTCATCCATCAAttgtgtttgtttggtttcGACATTTTCACTAAATTGATGCACCTCTGTCTCTTTATTCCGTGATGACTCTTGTGCCCAGTCGTCAACTTTACCCAACGAGCTTATTCGACTCATTCCAGAGCTCCTTCTCAAAGTTCCATGGCCCCCACATCCATTTATTCAGGTGCGGTTCCTCCATTCCTTTCAAAAAGCACACTTTCTATGCCACCCACTACACTATCAGCTCTACTTTAAACCCTGAGCAAAACCCACTAAggaaatcaaattttgttaGGAAAAATCAACCCATTTCTCAATATAAACCCAAGAAGAATTTTTCTAGCAGTAGTTGGATTGATAAATGGAATGAATCCCACAAACATAATCGCCCAAAGCCACCCCGGGCTGTGTTGGACTATCAGAGTAGTGAAAGTGGGAATTTGAGTGGTTCAGGATATGCTGAGGGTGATGGCGGTGGGGGTAGAAATAGTAGTGGTAGTACAATGGAGAAGATTGttgagaaattgaagaaatttgggtaCGTTGATGATAGTAATGAGAATAAAGGGGAGGTGAGAGACAGTGTGATTGAGAAAGGTTCTGTGGAggatatattttatattgagGAAGGAATGTTGCCAAATTCAAGAGGTGGGTTCTCGGAGGAATCACCATTAGGGATAGAGAATGTGTTTGGAGGTGATGGTAAGGTGAGGTTTCCATGGGAAAAGccaaaagaggaagagaagcaaGAAGAGGGTTCAGTGAGGAGGAAGAGTAGGACTTCATTGGCAGAATTGACGCTTCCCGAGTCAGAGTTGAGGAGGTTAACGAATTTGACATTTCAGAAGAA
This window encodes:
- the LOC18792647 gene encoding DNA-directed RNA polymerase V subunit 7, whose translation is MFLKVQLPWNVVIPAESLDIKGLMLQKSIVVQLLDEFASRKATKDLGYLLALTTLESIGEGRVREHTGDVLFPVVFSGVTFKLFRGEIAEGVVHKVLKHGVFLSCGPVENIYLSKLKMPDYDYVPGENPVFMNSKMSKIEKGFTVRFIVIGTKWLESEREFQALVGLHADYLGPVS
- the LOC18792299 gene encoding DNA-directed RNA polymerase V subunit 7 isoform X1 → MHLLRMDLEVFYKSQMREFFEVDLNMFYEVELLREVAVLAENLDRDKLVSSRFIVTRLLEGLLSEKADEDLGYFLAVTGIKRIGKGEVVHNSGDVFFPVVFNCRMFLPRKGEILEGVVDHVHRLGVFLRCGPVKYVFLSARKMPNYRYVVGEKPVFLHDDLARIEKDVVVRFEVFGVRWMRREDITKEFMMLATLQGDLLGPVTGPDGLDL
- the LOC18792299 gene encoding DNA-directed RNA polymerase V subunit 7 isoform X2 encodes the protein MFYEVELLREVAVLAENLDRDKLVSSRFIVTRLLEGLLSEKADEDLGYFLAVTGIKRIGKGEVVHNSGDVFFPVVFNCRMFLPRKGEILEGVVDHVHRLGVFLRCGPVKYVFLSARKMPNYRYVVGEKPVFLHDDLARIEKDVVVRFEVFGVRWMRREDITKEFMMLATLQGDLLGPVTGPDGLDL